A window of Chelmon rostratus isolate fCheRos1 chromosome 18, fCheRos1.pri, whole genome shotgun sequence genomic DNA:
TacgctgtttgttttgtgatcTATCTATCTGCACTATTTGAATGGACTGAACTGAATGGATCAGATCTCTGTTAATGATGGCTTTTCATGACAATTATCTCTCATTTTCAAAGGCCCAAATTTGCAACAAGGTTCATTGTGTTGAAACAGAATTTTGTTGGTAATAAGATTTATCTTCTCTAACATTTGTATTGGCCGCACATACTGATTTTTCTTGTCGATATTACAGTTTTGctatgtttttctctttaagCATAAGCTCATTCACCACTCTTAAAGCTGTTTTTCCCCACCTTTGTTCTAATTTTCTGGCTCCAGGGCTAAACTAAATGTTTACAGAGGTGTTACAATGCACAGAAATCTGCTAAGTCTAAGTATACCAAGGAAGACCTGTTTTTCAATCTCTTAAATCATGATCCTTCCTTGGATGCATGGTGGACTATTCCAGTagaaactgaacaaaataaacaaaggctgacttcctgtgctgtttctctttcactgcATCATTGACATTGCTTCCCACAGTCACACGAAGCAGCCTCATCTTACCCTCGTATCCTGTGAAAACCTATCCGTGCCTACACCCTCCCGGATCTGATCTGCTGACGTGTCGGCTCCTTCTGGCCAGTGCTCatgctccagcagcagaatcAAGCCCGTCAACAGAACTGCCAGCATGGCAGCAAAACACTTTTACCGACAAGgctttttattacttttatttaacttCATTTCAACCGCTGCCTTGGAAAAGCGGTTCTCCGACTTTAAACGATGCGCCGATGAGGAGTGCAGCAGTAAGTTTGCTGGCTTGTTGTAACTACTAGCTCATCAGTACTTCAAGGATGCATCTCCCCCACATCCCGATACTAGCTAGCCATAAACTGCGCCTTATCTCCAGACCTGTTGCCAGTCGATATTTGCGACCTTGATAGCGTGCTGCAGTTGTTCCGACGCTGTTTAGCTGCGTGCCGCCCGTTAAAAACAGGGGACGCTAACATTAACATTAGTCATTAAGCTGGGACGATTATTCGTTCAGACGCAGCCTGTGTTGGCCGGTTGCCTGGCACCTCCGGCCTGCCTGGTTGGGCGAATGGTGGgagctaatgctagcagctaATTAGCCACCGGCTGGCTTGGGTGAAAGCACGGCTAGTACCTGAATAAACAATAGTTAACAATAGCTAACAAAGTACAAGCCTCGCTAGCTCCATTGTTAAGCAACATTAGCTTACATTGTTACCTCTACTGTTGTTGCTACTGCTCCCTCAACACAAACCAACGTTACTCTTAACTAGCAAACTCCTTAAATTTAGCCTCAGGTGACGATTTGGTGGAGAATTCAAATGAACGTGCTGTTACAGgtttacatttcagtttgtatTGCTAGATTTTAAGCCGACACAGGTCGAGCACGGACTGTTATCATgttcacctgaaaataaaaaccacaaacCAAAAGGCTAGTGCTGGTGGTAAGAAAGTGTTACAGTGGCGACATTTAAAGGAAGCTAGTTTTGAGTCATAAAGTAATAAAGATTACGCTCGttaacacataaaacaaagacacaacCAGAGAGAAAGGACCCGTTACTTTGATcctcattttctatttcatgAGGTGATTTAAACCAACACCTGAGACTAAAGACAGAACCAAAACCATGATATTTGGGTTTTAATGTCACGCAGACAATGCAGGTAGTTAAGTCTTAACTCGTTTGCCATCTTCTTTTATTTACACCAGTTCCAGTCTTATTTTGTGTGGTAcgttttgtttgaaaaaaaaggtcagtattgtagagctgaaacaatcacTGAATCGATGAACCTTGAATCAAGTTAATTTaccaaacatgacatttgaaTGTGTCACTTGGGGAAATCACTGTTGTCTGACCACATGGACCAAATACTTACCTGAttagtcaaataaaataaataacagatgaattaataatgaaaaataatcaatgTTTTGAGTGAATCCTAAAAAAGGAACTCttatttcattttggtttaAGTGCATCTGGGAAAAGAAGCTGCCAGTTTGGTGTTTTGCATTCTTGAAATGAGCActatgcataaaaaaaaaaccataatATTAAAGCGTACCTTTTTGAAACTATTCTAATGCTTCATGTTATGCTTTCACAGTGCTTCTGGTTCGGGGTAAAGCTGTGGAAGATTTCTCAGGACCAGACTGTCGGTTCCTGTCTTTCAAGAAATCAGAAACTATCTATGTATACTACAAACTGTCAGGCAGAAGGGCTGACATGTGGGCCGGAAGTGTAAGTATACTGTGGttgatatttattcatttgtggAAACATCTTTGGCTATGTAGTTAATCCCcaacatgttttcctcttgtatTTCTCAACAGGTTGGAAGTCACTTTGGTTATTTCCCAAAGGACCTTCTTGCAGTTAACCACATTTATACCAACAAAGAATTTGAAGTTCCAGCAGAGGTATGAAAACATGATGCTGACATGAAATAGGAGCGTCCAAACTACCAACATTATAGCACTTCCCTGAAATTAttgttcatatgttttgtaacttaattttttgtcttcttttcagGAAAcagattttgtctgttttgacaCCGGATATGATAAGTTTGACAATTACAACATAGATTTACTGTTAGGCTCTTCACTGGAGGAGAGTGAAAGTAAAGACGCACCTGAACAAAGCCAGGTGGCAGAGGGTGTGCAGGAAGAAACACAGCCATCAGCAGACGAGGCAACggacagtgaaaaacaaacaaagcatcaCGACAGCTCTGAGGATCTTGATAAAGTCCCGGATGATCAAAGTGCCTCTTTACCTGAACTTGAATTTGATGGGGAAAAAGACTCAGAGTCTGAAACAGCAGCTCCACTTGATGCTGCTGACAGCGCTGCAGAAGACACAGAACTTGTAGAGTctgttgttgaaaatgtgtcagaaaGGAGTGAAACCAAAGAAACACCCGCAAAATCTGAGGTGGAATCTGCGGCCAACGTTGATGCTGTTTCAGAAAACGAACAAATCTCGATTTCTGAAGGGGTGCAAATCCCTGAGCTGAGAACTACCCTTGGAACAACGTATGATGCTGTCACCACCGATGACGAAATCACCAAGAATGTTACCccagatgaagaggaggaaggcgAGCATGTGGAGAATCATGAAGATGACATTGATGTTGAAGTAGAAACTCCATTGCTGTCATTCTCTGAAGAAACAGTGCCTGAAAGTCCTCCAACAGCACATCATGATAAACCAgagactgcagaggagaagaacaTGTGGACGTCATTTGGAGATGCAGTTTTTTCAGTTGTCACTGGGGGAGAGAGGACGGCACACAATTTGAGTTcggaggaagatgaagatgacGATGATCAGGAAGAAGAAGCTGCCTCAAAAACCCTTCAGAGTTTTGAGGAAGCAAAGAACCAGGCATCAGTAGGACTACCAAAAAGACCAGAGAACATAGAGCCAGTTTTTCAAGATGCTCCCTCCAGCTCTATACAAACAGAtaatgaagaaacaaacaacGACTCTGCGAAACTCTTGTTTGAATTTGATGATGAGAGTGATCGAGAAGTGGTTGGACCTGAGGAGCCCTGGGAAGATACATTAAAACCAACAGAAACAAGTACAATATCAGTGGATCTGGTAGTACAAGATGATACTCCTGCTGTTCCTGAGGCTGAAAAATCAGATCTTAGAACAGCAGATGAACCCATTGagcacaaagaggaagaggaagtgtcCAAAGATTCAGGCGTTGATGATGACTATGCAGGCGTCCGTGACAGTAGTGTTGCGATGGGGCATAATGAGGATTTTGATGATGAATcggcagaaaacaaaacaatggcCGATCAAGAATCAGACGCTGAAGCTGAAACACTACAGGACCCGTCCACTGAGGAGACGCCGTCAGAGAATTCAAATGTCAAACGTGATGAAAAGCCAGTAGATGCCAGCCTACCCAATCACCTACATGACCGTTTAATGAGAGATTTAAAGAGTAAGAACAGCCAGCCAGAATTATCTGTGCAGGAACCAAAGATTCATGAGGAACTTCTAACAGAGGAGTTGGAAGATGAGATGGAtaaacagaaggaggaggaggagagggaagagttACTTGAAGATGAAAATGCACTTTCTCCCTCGCAGTGGAACGACACAGACTCTGACAAACCCTTACCTGAAACAACCCAGCCAGCTGTGTCGACTCCAGagccagaaccagaaccagaaccagagccaGAACCAGAGCCAGAGTACAGCGACAGCGTGCTGAGACTGACTCTGCTGCGAGACCACTTCACAGAGGAGAGCATGGAGCGGGTCCAAAAGCTTCTGGGGCTCAGTAATCTCTTCAAAGTGGAGGCCATGTTCTCTGACTTGGACACAGAATTGCAGGCTACCcgtctgtcacacacaggtACGACGCAAGACATTGAAAATGCCCTCGAGGGCATCCTGGAAGCCTCTGAGAACACTATCCTGGACGAGATTGAGAAGATGCTAGATGGCCAGAGCACGAAGCACAGTTATGACCAGCATATGGACACAAGTAGTTTGGATGAGGAGACTGAAATACTAGATGACTTCCAGGAGCTTGCATTCAGCCTGCGGCAGAAATATTCAACAGCCAGTGACAGCACGCCATTGGCAAGAGAAAAAGAGTCAGACGTCGACCAAGGtaggtttgtttttatgatttttaattTGAGTATCTGGCCTCGATAAGGGTTGTGGGATTGACTCTCTGTGATTGGTAGTCAGGACGATGCACATTCTGTTTTAACCACTGACATAAGCCTTCAAAGACACAGTATATTGCATCAGCCTGTGATCTAGAGATAAAGTGAATGCAGAATTTACTGCTGTGATACTGTGGCACAGCAGATCTCTGCAGCCCTGAATTGTCCTTTCAGGCCCTGTTAAAACGAGTATCTTATTTCCAGATATATCCAGATTATTGTTAAAAGGAATTGCTGAAGGGACTGCTAGAAAAAGAAGACTTATGTATACTTGGTCTTACAGCTAGAGAAGATGATTGTGCCACCTAATAgatcagtcttttgttgttttttcagactCTGTGCATCCTGTTGATTAAGTGGACTCTCAGTTTGCTGTCTAGTATGTAGCTCGAGCTATTTGATCCAGCTGTATCCTCTGTGTGCTTTGGCTGACCTCTCACCTACATTatccaaaatgcattttagcaCAAAATGTGAACAGGGCCTAATTTCAGTGTTGAACAACCGGTTTTGTCCTTTGTCTGCAatttgtgaaagaaaaaaaaaaaatcaggaatgCAATCCTTTCTCGACTCAAAACTTGTTGTAAAGAAATTTACCTCCTTAAATTTgcactattttttttatgttttcatagATGAacataatgtaaatgtaaaagacGATACACCTCACGTTGCTGAAGAAGACGAGGTTGACAGCGTCCCCGAGGCTGAGAGTGAGGACAACCTCACAGTAGTAACAGATCACGACGAAAGGCCGGCAGAGACGAAAGAAGAGCGGATAGTTTTGGACGAGGTGAACAGTGGACCAGACGTCAGCGTGGAGGAGGATGGCGGAcactttaataaaaacaaagacaatcaGCCGGGCTTCAGTGCATCACAAGAGATGCACAAAGTCCCTCAAGCCACCCTGGAAAATCCTTTAGACATGGGCCTTGGAGTAGAGGTGGAGCACTCACCCTCAGGTTGGTAATCTAAACAACAAGAATGAGTAataatgtgtctttttaaagtAATTAATCATTTGTGTCCTTAGCATGCAAGTACTTCTACACCTGTACACGAtcatttatctttatcttaGAAACAGTAGTTGCTCAATTGGCTTCTATTGTGGAGTTTTGTTTAGATCTCGAGATTACAGGAGCTTTTTTGTCAAGAACTCAAACttaaatttgacatttctgttcaCAAGTCCTCACTATTTGTGGCCTGTTTTGAGCACTTATGCTCTACTTTTTAGAGAATTGTTTGATAATCACATGATACTTCAGCTACTGCTCACTGTCCATAGCACACATGAAAGTGTCTAACAGGTAAATTTTGTTGCACCAGGCTCTTTGGACTCCATGGAACCAGTGTCTGATATTCACGAAGAAGAAGTGGGATTATTCTCAACTGGAATTGTTTACATGAGCTGCATCCTTTCGATGAGCAAGAGTAAAATTGCAGAGTGGACCACTGAGGTAAGTCCAAGAATTGTAAATTTGTTACCTGTGTGAATGTTTCGCATTTAAATGCACAACACAACAAATGTTAAACATGGAAATCCTTAAAATCAATAATGCAGAAGAACACTGCAACCCATGCAGGCTGTAGGCAGGTCTGTAAGAATATTGGCCATATGAAAATGATCCCCATTGCAAAAAAGGTTGTGGAACCATGAACCACCAAAATTCTGTTTCAATTTCAACGTTCCCCCTCAACAGTTTGCGCTCTGTACACTGTATAGTTGTTTATCATttcaaaaatgttctgttttgttttaatattttttaccAATTACTTTTCTTACAATTACAAATGATCaacaacactaaaaaaaaagaaccctGTGTCACACATTACTGTCCTGTTGCTCTTTAAGCATGTTGAGCACTTGCATCCTCCTGCACTCACATATTAGACAGCAGGCAGGTCAATTCAAGTATGTGGCGTCAGTGCTTACGGGGTGAATACTGGGACCTCTGTATTAGAGAAACCTCAAATTTCCGATTTTTACTGAACGTCCCACGGCCCTCCCCTTGTCTTGTTGACTGTCGCGGTGTAGGCTGAAgttcagcacagcacagccGGTGCTGAGCTGGCTACTAGCAAGACCGGCGGGCCTTATTTTGGCACAGACAACCTGATAATAATAAGGCACATTCGTCAGATGAACTCTCTGTAGTCAAGTTAAATTAGGTTCTTAATCGCATTTTGTATTTAGATTGTTATCCATGTTTAAACCTCCAGCTCAGCTAACGTCTCCAGCTGGTAGTAAATGGGATACGACGACTCATCTGTAATTTCCGTTAGCCAACTGTTGTTGCCAAATCCTTCTTAGTACATGTCTCGACTATCTAACGTTGTCGCTGTTGTAACGACATATTGTTAATTTTGCCGGCACCGTAGGCTTTAACGCTGacggctaacattagcttaacTGCACAGTTTACTTAAGGGATAGCTAACGTTACCGTGCTAGCAAGCTAATATCTGTCAAACTAGCAAATTTGGGCTAGTTCCGGTCTTGTTTCAAAGGCTGGCATGGAGAGTGAAACAATACCCCGACCTGTAATGGAGCCGGATAATGTTTACGTGTTTTTTctaaagcagctgcagcatgtaaGTAAAAAACTGAGCCAGTCTGACTTCATGTCAAGTATTCATTACGATATCATGGCCTGCTGACGTGTTAGTGAGCATATGGCTAATGCATCCTCACTTAAACGTTAACTACTTCTGCATTTACTCACCAAACTACCAGATGCGGTTGATCCTGCCTCTTAGATGTTGACAGAAGATCTTAAACTTCCACATGGGTCTTTCATATCCTGTTTTCCGTGTAGATTGGAGTTTGAATGTCCttaaacatgacatgacatggtTACTGTTTTGCAGTTGTGCGTTGCTAAAGTGGAAGTAGactttttaaatgcagctgacAGAAAAGGCTGATGAGAATATGTTAATCCCTCTATGTAATGTGGTATGTTAGTTTATTTGTAATCCCTGCATTTCATTAGAGCCATACAGCGTGTGTTTGTTCCTGCCTAACTGCCTCATGCTCAGTTCAAAGGTTACTTGTGGTTGGCGCAGTATACTTGGTATGACTGGACATTAATGAAGTAGTAAATTTATGGTCCATTTTGGCTGTTTATACAATTCTTAAATGCTTAATCGTTTTGGAGGCAAACTCCATTGTATGACTATTGATTTAACTGTTGAATATACCTTATACATACCTATATATACCTGTCTTGTAGTTGGAAAAGGTCGGTGTCAGTATTTGAAAGTAGCAGGAATGCAGAAATTGGTTTCCTGCCCCGCTGACACACTCCTGATGCACTGTAGCAGCAACCCTTTGTGATAATCTCAAAAATACCTTGAATAATGCAGTAAATTAAATGCTTGTGCCATAAGGACATTGCTCGGTAGAGTACATGGCCTTTATTATTGTTGTATGGTAATGCTCTAATATCTTGATGAGGTTTCTTCTTAGAGAGATAGAGTAATGGATAactcatttcttttgtttgttagatCTTGGTTAATGAATACGCATGATCTCAGTCTAGGGGTACGTGTAAATATTACAAGTTGCTTTCATGCTTAACCCAACATAGGCTTGCTGTGCTTTTACAAATATTGGCTTGCCTTCTGTCTCTATTTTTAGTCTTGTCATAATGTTGTTCACATTTAAATCGCAGTAAGAATGGCACCCCTCATTTATTGAGAGAGAACTCCAATCTTCAAATATAATGTTTAAACCAgcttttttcagctttatttcatCATTGCTGATTGTTTCTCTAATTATTCtatgttgtgtctgtgtgacgtCAGATTATTTCACTACTGCCAGAAGAGTGGAAGCCAGGGGAAACCTTGTTTGGCTGTCCTTGGCAGGCTGTTGTCATCACTGCTTTGGTTGGAGTAGTGACcttcaccctcttcttctgGAGGACCGTGTTGGCAGTAAGTGTTTACTGTtgctcctctcatctctgctcAAATTATGTTTTGATTTGCCAACAATATTGTATTTGTACAAACTTAGGTTTAATAAGATTGTGAGCTGCATCTTGTATTAAAATGGTAGTCTTAATCCAATTTTCCTCATATTAACATAGTAAAAAACAAACCTACCTTGCTCCTTGTGTGCAGATCTGTGTTGAACATTAGTTATAGATTATTCCATCATGACAAAGCTCCGTCACTACATGTAAATAATGTTTATACTGAGACAATTAATTCAAATATTGTTGATCAGACATCAGACTGATCTGGACTAATatcattaatgttttttacTAAACCTTTTTaggtgaaaaaaagagaatacCTTGGTAAGGCTTTACTTATTTTTTCATATGACATGACATTACAAAATGCAGTAACACTTTAGGTGTGACATGTAACTGATGGTGAACTTTTTGTTGCACTTCTGTGGGCACAGTGGATGAAAAAAGGCTGACAGAACAAATTCAGGCACTCAAAAAAGAGAAGATTGATGCTCTCACTAAAATGTCTGAACTCCAGAAACAGGTGAgctacaaataaaatgtgatcaaatACCTGTTATTATCATATCTGCTACTTTCGGTAAAAGTAAACACTAATATGTCTTGAACTTTCTCAATTGTTTTTCTCGCTTTTTTAAGACTGAacaactgaaagaaaatcaaaaacagtCAAAGGAAGCAGTTAGTTGTACAATGAAAAGGATGCAAAGCCTGGAGGTAAGCACTACAGACTCTGTGTCATactgtgtgtcttcatgtttttatttaaaaaattagaTTTTAAGAACGGGAAGGTGTACTGGCTGTACATGTAAATGACTCATGGATGTATGGACATCAAGTAAAATGGCTTCTCATTTTCTGAGGACTGTCAGTTAAGTTTATCTCATTACCTTTTTGCAGAATAAGGTTTTGGAGGCAGAAGCGCTGAACGCTGACATGGCCGAGGAAAAGAACAAATATGCAAAACTGCTCGAGGAAGAGAGGGCAAACTCTCTGCTAAATAAAACCAGGGTaattgtttaatattttgttcTTCCTGTCATAGCTTTAACTGTTGTCTCAGATTTATAATGGTCTTAACGGTGTCTTTAACAGATCGAGAAATTGGAGAAGTCAAACGAGAAGTTACAGCTCAGCAGAAAGAAGATTCAGGAAGCTCTCGCTAAGGTACAAGTCCTTCCATAATCTTCTGCATGCAGCAAGATCATATGGAGCTTTTGATTTCAGCCTCTCTTATCCACTATATATATTTGCCACAGACTACTGTCCACCTGGACGAGGCCAAGATTCGGGAAGATGCCCGAAACGTTCAGCACAAATGTCTTCAGAAAGATTACGCAGcgctaaaagaagaaaataaaacgGTAAGACAGCATGTAGACTTGTTTGGatattgtgttgattttgtaAATTTAGCATTTCAACAGATAATAATTTGACATGCATACTGCTTTCCTGAGGCGCTCTCCTGACCTTGCAAATTCTTACAGCTCACAGCGACTATTAAAGGCTGGGAGGACAAACACAAGGAGCTGAACGAGCAGATTAAAGTCTATCAGAAGTCCcagaaagagctggaggactCTGTGGTGCTCAAAGACCACAATGTGGAGGTCAGgattgtttatatatatatatatatatatatatatatatatatatatatatatatatatatatattattttattttattttatttttttaactatcTCTTGGTAATTAG
This region includes:
- the mia3 gene encoding transport and Golgi organization protein 1 homolog isoform X3; the protein is MAAKHFYRQGFLLLLFNFISTAALEKRFSDFKRCADEECSMLLVRGKAVEDFSGPDCRFLSFKKSETIYVYYKLSGRRADMWAGSVGSHFGYFPKDLLAVNHIYTNKEFEVPAEETDFVCFDTGYDKFDNYNIDLLLGSSLEESESKDAPEQSQVAEGVQEETQPSADEATDSEKQTKHHDSSEDLDKVPDDQSASLPELEFDGEKDSESETAAPLDAADSAAEDTELVESVVENVSERSETKETPAKSEVESAANVDAVSENEQISISEGVQIPELRTTLGTTYDAVTTDDEITKNVTPDEEEEGEHVENHEDDIDVEVETPLLSFSEETVPESPPTAHHDKPETAEEKNMWTSFGDAVFSVVTGGERTAHNLSSEEDEDDDDQEEEAASKTLQSFEEAKNQASVGLPKRPENIEPVFQDAPSSSIQTDNEETNNDSAKLLFEFDDESDREVVGPEEPWEDTLKPTETSTISVDLVVQDDTPAVPEAEKSDLRTADEPIEHKEEEEVSKDSGVDDDYAGVRDSSVAMGHNEDFDDESAENKTMADQESDAEAETLQDPSTEETPSENSNVKRDEKPVDASLPNHLHDRLMRDLKSKNSQPELSVQEPKIHEELLTEELEDEMDKQKEEEEREELLEDENALSPSQWNDTDSDKPLPETTQPAVSTPEPEPEPEPEPEPEPEYSDSVLRLTLLRDHFTEESMERVQKLLGLSNLFKVEAMFSDLDTELQATRLSHTGTTQDIENALEGILEASENTILDEIEKMLDGQSTKHSYDQHMDTSSLDEETEILDDFQELAFSLRQKYSTASDSTPLAREKESDVDQDEHNVNVKDDTPHVAEEDEVDSVPEAESEDNLTVVTDHDERPAETKEERIVLDEVNSGPDVSVEEDGGHFNKNKDNQPGFSASQEMHKVPQATLENPLDMGLGVEVEHSPSGSLDSMEPVSDIHEEEVGLFSTGIVYMSCILSMSKSKIAEWTTEIISLLPEEWKPGETLFGCPWQAVVITALVGVVTFTLFFWRTVLAVKKREYLVDEKRLTEQIQALKKEKIDALTKMSELQKQTEQLKENQKQSKEAVSCTMKRMQSLENKVLEAEALNADMAEEKNKYAKLLEEERANSLLNKTRIEKLEKSNEKLQLSRKKIQEALAKTTVHLDEAKIREDARNVQHKCLQKDYAALKEENKTLTATIKGWEDKHKELNEQIKVYQKSQKELEDSVVLKDHNVEVLSELLADLDACDSQKGDAKVLANGEVAPVSFSDKKTAIKNRIKQMMDVSRAQTTLTVVEEERDRFMTKLLNEEKTRKTLEEQHQELEHSIATLKSEKSHVENQFKILQQKNEIMVEMYQQKENALQQRLTKEELERRSKENMLSEVGGKALEAEEQVKVLRQRINEMEEQMKKTEEVYKEQIKEQENKTHSNWVNARNAERALNQEKLESSKLREKLAVLTSQLNERRAPLFRPNSGQPAGPRQGDSYGPSPVSGGAPSPPLMIEGPRRPPSAPVGRRIDPYGPRPPSDPHGRYPDNKHISGMDMMGPRSSSPANMDGSGPGSFLASPIRDSPGPMVQGPPPGPGPHDQLLPPGPHSRLPPPGPYRPPRPGLYHLPPGPPPPHGPPLPANGHPGMPLPGPMGGEFGPRPTNGHAFHPRQGPGHVVDPRAPPPPHFRPPPPHHFGPMPPPHGVRGPMGPRPLIPPDMRIPGPRDHTNPQMNLPPGVPPHPAHGDAYGQAPPDALQNSAGAHTGPGQDLHMKQEAPQDSARPAMVKP